In Pyrus communis chromosome 15, drPyrComm1.1, whole genome shotgun sequence, the genomic stretch ttactcctcggccgagctgggccgacgagttggcacgccccgcattcaaccgaatgacgtagttagcttattagttacccggcctgcgcgccacgtaggttatgtaatttttagagtcaacagcaggtcatagaaaacaagaaaatgtaTTGTGTTGATATTGTCTATAAGGAAATATTTTACTTATAGTGAAGGTgatagaaaacaagaaaatatacCTAGGTGAATAGGATTTTTATTGAACAatagatattatctacactaaggagttGAGTTTAGCttcacaataggctaacaataatgtagttcataTTTATCTTTGGCAGAATTGAACTTGAGACCTCtcggctaacaataatgtagttcatatttatctttggcgagaatcgaacctgagacctctcacttacaagttagGAGGAATATTATTATACTGTAGTACGTGAATAAGATTAGAAACTAATGAATTCATGCACATGTAATATATATACCTACTACATATATGACCTCGATCAAATTTTACAATTCATAAGGCTTCAATCACACAATACTGAAAGTTAGGGgagaatatttttgctcaccacccttAAGTGATGGTGATACTCACTACTCTATTTATCaatgttagatgagtttaaatttagaGTTATGTATAGCAGATatacacaaatctcaaaatataAAGTCACCCAATAATAATAAGTAGATGGTGAGCACAAATGCACCCGAATTAGGGATAGGAACCAAATTTGtcctaaaaataattattacaatttgaaaacaaatggaAAAATTCTACAGAAGATATAACAAAGTAATCCTACTTtagaaaatataacaaaataatatacaatctatagggtaatgctagaaagtataacaaaataatatacaatctataggataatgctagagagaccaactttttaaatgaaattttgtaaactatatgaCGTGGTTAtttatgattagattattacttaagtgttaattaacgtgcttattttctattggtgactcATCGTGTGActtgtaaatttgatttaaagagTTGGTCGCATTACTCCAATATATATAAAGGGGACTGCACTCCTGATTAATATCACTAAGGGCTATCGGGGCAATATTAGTTTTAGCCATACCGAACCTAAAAGTTtatcattaattaatattaaataaaattatatagacGTATCATTTTGTAAGGATACCTCCAGTATGGCCTTCTTCCATTGCCAACTCTGGCCtagcatcatcatcatcgtcatcaccACTATTACCATCAGTAGTCAAAGTTAGATACGCTTGAAGAACCAATCTCATGCCCGAAAAAGGAAATTTAATATTggcttttagccaaaatggtccatgagatttgaataacttctcattttgatctctgagatttgaaattgatagaattggtccctgagtttgttcACAATCAAACATTTTGGTCATTCAATGAaaaaatctccataaaataaggataaaataacaaaaatacccttaatttttgtcaaatcattttggcctattgtttattGTATTCACTACTATGCTTACTTGACACATTAATAACTTGTAACGAAATACAGCCTTCCTGACTAAAATAGTTtttggaaattgaaattggtatTTGAATCTTAGATTTATTGACTAACAAATCTATCTTAGTTGATTAGCGGGTTTGATTAGTCAGTCCAGtagattataatttttatatacagGATATTCCacctggtaccaatttcagaaGAAATTGTAGTCAGCAGCTCAATACTCTTTGATGGTTGAACTGTGCATGGAACAAATGTGAGTCTCATCAATTTAATGAGGACATTATcgttaataataaataaaatactatgtGTCAATTGTagaattttctaaattatttttagCTCCATAGCACTCATATCGTTCAATTGAACTCACATTGTAGAAGCATCATGTATATATTTATGTGAGTTTTTGgcagcagaaaaagaaaaagaaaattatttggtGTGGATAAATTAGATCTATGCGTACGATTATGAGAGAATAATgtatgtgttagaatatttaTTCTTGTAGGTGGGCAACACATCTAGACATGAAAGTcaatattttcatttaaaagcTTGAACATTAAACAATAGGCAAACTGAAATAATCATAACAAAATAAGaagccaaaaaagaaaaatagatgcTTAGGATCTAGTGAACATTATAGTCAAAAGATACTTTAGATGAAAATGAAGGAATTGTTCAAGAGACTGATACGTGGCTACCACTTACGTATTGTAATGTGTTAGAAGAGCCATAATAATATCATCATTTAATAGTTTCATACGTACTCTGTAGTCAGCATTCTTAATAGTCATTGATGTTCCACCACTTACTtctacggtttagtgatattcctcttaaTTTGTAAgatattttaaattcaaatctcGTGAATAGCGAGTTCAGAAGTATTTTTATTATCatcccttaatgtaaatatatcgttgtataattaaacaaaaataaaaacaacgaTCGATAGCTTAAGGAAAATAGTGAAAGTTTATGATAGTGCATAACAGTTTTATTTTCGTGAATCCATCTAgtgaataaagaaaagaaaagacataCAAATTCTTTTTGAAAGTTCCTTTTATAGCCTTAcgggagattttttttttttcttttccttttatagCCTTATGGGAGAATTGAGTTCGATATATGTGATGATACATTTAAgggaatgttatttgattcaaaattaacttACCTATAAAATTCATGGTATTTGCTCATCAtaaattaattagtataatatttttgAACGTGTATATAGTACTATATATgtgcatatatattatatatattggggGTATAATTGTTCATATTATATGTTAGGGGTAAATATTTCATAATAAGAGGTCAAATTACTTTCCTATTGGCAGTTTTTCattaatttgggttttattaaaGAATATGCTAGAGAGATTAACTTTGTAGACTAAAATTGCAAATTCAATGACGTGTCACTAAGAAATAAgccattaatcaacacttaagttatgatccaatcatcaacttccatgtcatttagtttaaaaattttagtttctcTAGAATTAccttttattaaaattgagtGAATTTTTTTGTCCAGAAAATAAGACTTGTAAAAGTCTATCTTTAAACAACCTTTATATCTGGTGCTCAAATGTAAAAGAGTTTGAAGTCAAAGATTAATCAGGTAGACTGCCAAGTTGATGAACTATTTGTTAGTCAAACAGATTATGGAAATGATGATCGAGTTGAGAAACGATGGGTAAGATGACTACGTAATCTAATCAAGCAAAGTCAAACCCAGAAACTCCTATATTTCCGTGTCAACTCAATCCAGCTTGGTGTGATTAATATAGAACATCTAGTAGACATGTGCGGGTTTGTTATACCTAGAGATTAACAGAATTCCATGGTAAAGCAAATTGTTTCAGAAGTGAGTAAAGCAGTCTAAACTACTAATTAGATTGAAGCATGCAGCGCAGCAGCTGTATTTGTTCTCTGACTTTGTCATGCAGCCCAACTTGTTAAACTAGATATATATAATCTGAGAAATCACATGCTTAACTATGGAACTGGTTTTCAATCAAACGAGTCGGTGTTGTATCTTATTTATGAAATAGCAAGTGACTAATAACTAGCTTGAAGACTTTGTCGTTCAACTCTCCAAAATCAAGGGTTGGTCCCTTCTGATAGGCTATCTCCAATCGAAGGGTCAAGAGGatcagagggccgaaaatagcctgaaaaccgtctccaatcgAAGGTTAGGCCAGAGGGCTCTGGAATCCgagagggccccacggaatcccaaagggccaaagggctagaGGGCTAGCCACTTTCGGCCAGCCAACCAGCCCCGGGctggccatttttttttttgcttatgttggatttcctgtcggttataaccgacatgtaTACATTTGTATTATTTAGTATAAATGTATTACTGTCGGTTAACTAGTCTAACTTGTTTACCCTAgttagggttggtttggtattgttgtgctttgaaaaaaaactgtttttgctgtgctgtgagaataagcagctgtgaaataaagcagcagagtgtttggtgaactttttttgtaaaagtgcttttgaaaaaataaaaagcaatattatagtgtttgataaacttttatgtaaaacagatgtgaaaaaaagtcggtttttcaaagctggattttgcagcttcttgtttttgactttttttcacccaaaactgtgaaaaaaaagctgaagttgaatgtctaccaaacacaaaaacagctcccaactttttttaataCCAACTTTTTTAAAATCATCTTAGTACCAAATCAGGCCTTAAGACTAGTTTACCTTAATTTCTTAAAGAACGGAGTATGCCTCTGATCCAAATTCCGATGCTTGATTATAtcatataataataattttggtaGGTGAAATACCTTTAAAAATTCTCCTCCCTTGAAGAGATGGTAGTTGAAATATCTTTAAAAATGGTAGGTGAAATATCTCTTAAAAATATTCTCGTTTTGAAATGAATAATTTACTCATTTTacaattttccttttaattatatattgggCATGATTTTAAAAAGCGCAAGGTGCTAGTCGGACGGTAAGAAGGGGCCTAGCCTGCCTAGGcggtttgtttaattttaaataaatttattatataacatgtaaataaatgtttacttatgcttaaaaaaaatacataaattaccaaataaaatgacatttatAAGTATTAGAATATATTGAAAAGATGGGAATAAACATATAATGAATGTTCATCAAAGTATCCAATAAGtctaagtctcttacaatttattgaaaaaaaaattgcaaaatgaaaattatcaaTTTTCTAAGTGAGAATCAATCTATGCAGTCTAGACAAGTGCCTAGGGGTATTAACAGGTTGTCaccatttcttatttttttaaacgCTTATGGATTAATCATGATAGTCGCCTAACGCCTATACGGGTCTAGACGGTGTTAAGCGAAAATTTTTATAACACCGTAGGGTACTTAATTTCGTCAACTTTTTATATGTATGTAATATGTATTGGGGATCTATGTCTTCTGGTGCGCGCCCAAACATCATGCACGTCGTGTACGTTGACTATACGCATGGATGCGGCGGTCCTAACGCGTTCTTCTCTAAACCTAGGGTTATGCCATCCATATCTAATCCTCATCACCTAATAACTTCCAAataccttttatttttcaattaagcCACTCTTAATATCCCTTTGGAATATTAGACTACGTAAGGTTGGAACACGGCCTGCTATGTCACCGACACtaaaaatgattaaattgaATACGTCCACTTGTGTACATGgtttttgaatatatatatattccgtTTAGGCACCAAGTGCCAATTGACCCCAACGTCGACAAATGACATATGACAGGACAGTGGAGCGACACAAACGACTCGTCCAGGAATGTATCTATTACTAGTATATCGTTAAATAAACCAATAGCATCAAAGGAAAAATCTTGTTTCTACACTATTTAACGAGGTAATCACGTTAGAACAACGCTTGCCTATTCAAAGATAAGAACTCCTACCAAAAAATTTACGTGTTCGAATCATAGAGTTTTGTGCTAATTATCACaactgttcatattataaattattgtgtaaagatcatctctacaaaaaaaaaaaaaaaaaaaaaaaaaaaaaaaaattaaaactaagatcttttagtcaatctattgtagaaAAGACATAGACGGTTCGTAATGTTATTACCAATTACGATCAACTGTTTTTATACAGTTCGATGActaacgaccttagttttaattgattttttgcagatGTGATATTTataaagtgatttataatatgaatggttgATCATATACATGAAGTTCTATAAATCGGCAACGAAAAATTTTAAGTAGGAACTCTTACTTATTCTTTGAGTAGTCCAATATTATTCATAACATTATATGCGCAGTCAATGTTTCAATTTACTTTGCTCGTAATAATTGATTCATGtaacaaaattattttaaagacAGGTGTTTGAGAAGtaacatttttttgttaaaaaaaaaagggcagttattattgatatgaaagtaaaaaaaaacaaaaaatatatatagatatatatatatatatatatatatatatatatatagttacgCCTGGTAATAAAGATAAACCGTTTCTCGTTATTGCCTTGGGGGAATAACAcccatttaagtttttttaatatGGCCATTTTCTAAGCAATCTTagttatttcttattggtgggGGTTCGGCACGTTAGCTAGTATTTGTTTAGTCATTCAGATAGTAACTGGCCTTTTTTTTAGCTATGCATCACACACCTCACGTGGATCTAGCTTTCAACAGCATAGAACCAAGATTCTAGAAGATGCGGTTAGACGGGTGGTGGATTAGGGCCTAGTGGTTAGACGGCTAGGCGGagcctaggcggactaggtgGACTTAattaaatgtattatatttcgtgtaaataagtgtgtatctatacttaaaaaaaaatatatatatatatatataattttatcataaactataaaatagaatgatatatacATTATGAAGTATAATAAAATCTAACATGCTCTTTCGTATTCTATATTGATTAATATATATGTGACAGCTGCTGTAGCCTCCATTCTTCCTCGTCAATATATCAATATAGTGTATATCCATCTGAATTGTGAAGACTGGAGCACTCTTAATCTGGACATAAAATCGTGCACGTTTACTTCTCGACAATCTATACCAACTTTATATTCTCCAAAATAATAGTCAAATTCCTGATCATATTATATATAGATGTACGCCCCGTGACCTTATTACACACTAATTCCTCAAACCTCTCCATTGTGGCAATGGCTTCTAAGTTCTTTCATCTTGTGAAAGTTTCATCATTTCTCATAATCTTCCATTTCCTCAGCTCTCGATCTCTAGCAGATGTCCCTCTAAACACTCCTCTCCCACCAGAAACCATTTGCAAGTCCACCCCACATCCTTCTTACTGCACATCTGTCCTTCCCCACAACAACGAAAGTGTCTATGACTTTGGCAGGTTTTCAGTCCAACGTGCACTTTCCGAATCCCATAAGCTCTTAGATTTGTATGAAAAATATCTTCAAAAGGGTTCAAGTTTAACAAATCCTGCAATCCAAGCACTTGAGGACTGCAAGCAGCTTGCATTGTTAAACATTGATTTCTTATCGAGCTCCCTCGAAACTGTTAACAAATCGAGTGATGTTCTTCCTATCTTGGATGCCGATGATGTCCAAACATTGCTTAGCGCAATTCTAACCAACCACCAAACTTGCTCCGATGGGATTGCATCTCTGCCTTCTTCAGCTGGGAGTGTCCTAGGTGATCTATCAGTTCCACTCTCTAACAACACAAAATTGTATAGTACCTCTTTGGCTCTCTTTACCAAGGGTTGGGTGCCTAAGGACAAAAATGGGGTGCCAAAGCAACCCAAGAGGCAGTTCAAATTCGGGAAGGGACGTTTGAACTTGAAAATGTCAACCCATGCTCGTGCAATTTATGACTCCGCTATCAATCATCGGGGAAGAAGGCTACTTCAGGTGGGAGATGAAGAAGTTTTGGTGAAGGACATTGTGGTTGTGAGTCAAGATGGAAGTGGAAACTTCACCACCATCAATCAAGCCATTGCCGTTGCACCAAATAACTCTGTTGCTAGTGGTGGGTACTTCATGATATATATCACTGCCGGTGTTTATGAAGAGTACGTGTCAATTATATCAAAAAAGAAGTATTTGTTGTTCATCGGAGATGGTATCAATCAGACTATCATCACAGGAAATAACAGCGTAGGAGATGGATCGACAACTTTCAATTCTGCTACTTTAGGTGAGgttcaaaatttaataaacaagcTGACAACgtaacatatatacatacatacatacatatatatatatatatatgattgtctgacaaaatatatgtgtgtgtgagaaTTAAAAATCTATACAATATGTTACAAttgcaaatattttaaagatgattGATATTAGCTATATAATTTGCTTCGTGATCACCATTGCAGCTGTGGTGGCACAAGGGTTTATGGCAGTAAACATCACTGTTCGTAACACAGCTGGACCAAGCAAAGGACAAGCAGTTGCACTTCGAAGCGGAGCGGATTTTTCAGTGTTCTATAGTTGCAGCTTTGAAGGGTACCAAGATACCTTGTACACACATTCCCTCAGACAATTCTACAGAGAATGTGATATCTATGGAACAGTTGATTTCATATTCGGCAATGCTGCTGTTGTTCTACAAAATTGCAATATCTACCCTCGTCAGCCTAATCAAGGGCAATCCAATCCCATCACAGCTCAAGGTAGAACAGACCCGAATCAGAACACAGGAACTTCAATCCACAATTGCACTATTACACCTACACCTGATTTGGCTTCGAGTAATTATACTGTGAAGACCTATCTAGGGAGGCCATGGAAGGAGTATTCAAGAACAGTTTACATGCAAACTTTCATGGGAAGTTTAATTGATCCTGCTGGATGGCTTGCTTGGAGTGGAGACTTTGCACTGAGTACATTGTATTATGCTGAGTACAATAACACTGGTCCTGGATCAAACACTACAAATAGAGTTACATGGCCCGGTTACCATGTGATCAATGCAACTGTTGCTGCTAATTTTACAGTCTCCAACTTCTTGCTGGGGGATAATTGGTTGCCTGACACTGGAGTCCCTTACACTGGTGGTTTGGTTTGAGCAACTTGTTAAAATTGTTGTATTGTTTATTTCATTTGATGTGCTTTTATGATAAACATTCTTATTGTGAAATGGTGAAAGCCATATTTATAATTTGAAATTGTATGGTttctaatttataattaaaacaaaatgctTCAAGCTAGCTAGCAATGCCatagaatttttcttttcttttcttttcttttcttttcggaGTCATATCTACTGTTACTGTTAGTTTGAATAAAAGTGGGAGAGGTCGTTGAAGGTGGGCTGAGGCTCTTTGAGGGAGGTGTGTGGGTCCTTTTTATACATATGTTCAAAATAGAAGTATATTTTTAAAGAAACTACTAAAGAGACCAAATTTTGAGAGATCACGTTGTACCACCTCTTTAATAAGACCTAGCATTGCTCTACTTCAAATTGGAATAAAATTAGGTGTATTATCTCAGCGGAGCAGGCATGTTTTGTATTATCTTTCTATGtagcaatatatataattattgctTATCTATCTAACGGTGTATATACCCCTATCCGGGATAATAAATGATCAGTTAAGATGGTACAAATAGAAGTACTTGTTTCCAATTATAGATGGTTTCGGAACCTATTCGGTAGACATTCTCATAGTATACATCCACTGCGCGTGGTTCACAAGCCACCCAACCAATAAGTTAGCAAAATGTTACCTATATCAATGATTCTAAGTGAAGCAATGCATATATGCCACCCTGAAGTCGCTGTGTATGTTACAACCAATTACGCTTAATTATAGCAGTTTGATAGGAAAAATTACAATCCTTGCATACATGCACGAATATGCATGAAGGACGAAGCAACGGCCAAACTCGATTCTCGTTGCACCGGCCATTTCGTTCTCACAGCAAAATTTAGCTCCGTCCGTGTTTTAAGACctcccccttctctctccctttcaaAACCTGTCTGTAAAGCGTCCCgtgtatataaatatttatatattcttcCTCTCTCCCATCCCCACCACCCCATCGCCCAATTGTACATATCATTTTCCTCtagaccaaacaaaaaaaaaaaaaaaaaaaaaaagaaacaacaacGCCTCTCTCTGTAGTCCTCCCTCCATGAATCTCTGATCGGGGTGTAATGTGGTTTTCGCGCACAATGTCTCGCTAATTTACACATGCATCGTACAAGTTATGATGATGACGACGAGCAAATAAAGTGTAGTAATTGGCGGAGACTCACATTAAACACACCGATCTGGATAAAAAAATCAAGAGGAATGGAGGTGCAGAGGATGAGGCAGTTGATGTTATTATGGTCTAGAATGCAAAGCGCTCGTGTGGCCCTCGTGGGTGGGAATCACACCGCCGCCCGGTTTTGTACTCGCTAAATTATTTTCGCTCTTCGTGTGgccctctccctctctgtcCCAAAACAATCATTCATctgctctcttttttttttttttttttgcacagtATTAATACCCAAAACAATCATTCATCTGCTCTCAAATTTGCACAGTATTAATACCCAAAATTTTTTCGCAACAATGGCTATCAATTTGATCCAAGGCTTCCGTACCAAATGCCACCCGAAGCATGCTGCTCCAATCGGATTGTATCCAGATGCCAAGTACTTGGTTATTCGGATTCCCAATTCCAGAGCCTTGATCCTCGTTGCTCGTTCTTTGATCTTGGCTTTGTGCATCGCCTCACTCCCGTGGTTGAACTCACTCCTTCCCACAGCAACCACTTCTCTGCCTGAAATAATGAGCTCATCCGACGTGGTCAATCTGGAGCTTCTGCCCTTGATCTTCCACGACTTGGCCAACGAAGGTCTATACAAGAAAGGCACACATAAAGCTGTTTACGTAAGCAACGGAGATGAAGAAGCTATCAAAGCATCTCAGATCCTCGATAACGATGATATTAATGAAATCGAGCTTATCAACTCCGACAAACAAAGCTCAACCCCTGAAAACTCAATCGACTTTGCCTTCGTCTCTGCCTTCCCTGATGCCTCAAAGTTTATCGAAAGGACCCTTAAAATCCATGGGATTGTCGTGCTTCCGCTCAGCAATGACGCCTCTAACAGCTTCAAGAAGCCTAACAACTACAAGATGGTGTACCTGAGGCGATTTGAGACGACCATTTTGGCAATGAGGAAGACCAGCACCCATGCAACCGAAACTTCATCCTCTACCACCACCTCTCCCACAAGGAGAAGGCTCTTGGCTGAGGAGGCAAAGAAGGAGGCGCTGAAGAAGCTAGAAGATGTGCTTCTAGAGCCCCCTAGAGCCTCATCTGGGAAATCGAGGCGGTACTTGAAGAGAACAAGGTACCTCCCAGACTTGATGGGTGACTCGCTCGAGAGCTACCCTAGAAGGGTTTTCATTGACGTAGGGTTGCCAGAAAAGGAAGGTGGAAGTGGGACGAGCTGGTTCGCAAAGAACTACCCTACCCGGGACAAGAACTTTGAGATCTACAAGATCGAGACTGTGACGGAGGATAGTTCCGGGAAGGAGGTGGTTCAGACCGGAATATCGGAGTGGCTGAACAAGAATGTTAAGGATGAGGAGTACGTGGTGATGAAGGCCGAGGCCGAGGTGGTGGAGGAGATGGTGAAGAGTAAAGCGATTCATTTGGTGGATGAGCTTTTCTTGGAGTGCAAGCCACAGGGACATAATCGAAAAATTAATGTTAGGAGCCGCAGGGCTTATTGGCAGTGCTTGGCATTGTACGGACAGCTTCGGGACGAAGGTGTTGCGGTGCATCAATGGTGGGGTTAGACAGAAAAAAGTTTCTGAGGCATAGAGAGAGAGCAGAGGGAGTTCCATgatttcagagagagagagagagagagagagatggagagagagaggtaacAATATAGCAAGCAAAAACTGTCGTTGTTTTGttaatgttttttcttttttgttttctttttcgatTGCGTTTGTTGTGTTGGTGTGTACTACTTTGTATGTATGGGTGTAGAGTTCAAATAATTCGTCGTCATGAAGAAGAAGCTCTCTGAAGATCAATTGACcataaaagaagatgaagcgtTTGTGACACGAGGGATGGTTTCAATTGAAAGTTGGAGGGGTGTTAtgttattaaacaaaaaaatcaaaacaaacaaagaaatacAGAGAGAGATAAATATAGAGTGTGCTGCTGCTAATTCTTTCATTGATTTTTGGTACTTGTATCATTTAGTCATGATTCAGAGCTAAGCTGCCCAGATGTGTATGAATTGAGATCATGGTTTTACAGGCTAGTGAGAAATGTTGGAAGCCAAACAGTTTCCAGCAACAAGAAGAAGCCAACGGCTAGTTTTGTTTAAAAGACCAACAGCTAGTTCTCAAGCCAAGTCCAAAGAGACAAATGGAGGGGTGAGATTAAAACTGGGTTGTATGGTTAAGATTAGAACAGCACAAGGTTAGGTAGAGTCCTTTATCTTCTTTCTCAATGGAGGTAAGATTGACGACTGTAAAAGGGACCAGAAACCTACCAATTTGATGATGCATATATGAATGTAAAGCTGCAATGTTGGGGAGCCGTGACTTCCTTTCATTCAC encodes the following:
- the LOC137717154 gene encoding uncharacterized protein; the encoded protein is MAINLIQGFRTKCHPKHAAPIGLYPDAKYLVIRIPNSRALILVARSLILALCIASLPWLNSLLPTATTSLPEIMSSSDVVNLELLPLIFHDLANEGLYKKGTHKAVYVSNGDEEAIKASQILDNDDINEIELINSDKQSSTPENSIDFAFVSAFPDASKFIERTLKIHGIVVLPLSNDASNSFKKPNNYKMVYLRRFETTILAMRKTSTHATETSSSTTTSPTRRRLLAEEAKKEALKKLEDVLLEPPRASSGKSRRYLKRTRYLPDLMGDSLESYPRRVFIDVGLPEKEGGSGTSWFAKNYPTRDKNFEIYKIETVTEDSSGKEVVQTGISEWLNKNVKDEEYVVMKAEAEVVEEMVKSKAIHLVDELFLECKPQGHNRKINVRSRRAYWQCLALYGQLRDEGVAVHQWWG
- the LOC137717844 gene encoding probable pectinesterase/pectinesterase inhibitor 20 translates to MASKFFHLVKVSSFLIIFHFLSSRSLADVPLNTPLPPETICKSTPHPSYCTSVLPHNNESVYDFGRFSVQRALSESHKLLDLYEKYLQKGSSLTNPAIQALEDCKQLALLNIDFLSSSLETVNKSSDVLPILDADDVQTLLSAILTNHQTCSDGIASLPSSAGSVLGDLSVPLSNNTKLYSTSLALFTKGWVPKDKNGVPKQPKRQFKFGKGRLNLKMSTHARAIYDSAINHRGRRLLQVGDEEVLVKDIVVVSQDGSGNFTTINQAIAVAPNNSVASGGYFMIYITAGVYEEYVSIISKKKYLLFIGDGINQTIITGNNSVGDGSTTFNSATLAVVAQGFMAVNITVRNTAGPSKGQAVALRSGADFSVFYSCSFEGYQDTLYTHSLRQFYRECDIYGTVDFIFGNAAVVLQNCNIYPRQPNQGQSNPITAQGRTDPNQNTGTSIHNCTITPTPDLASSNYTVKTYLGRPWKEYSRTVYMQTFMGSLIDPAGWLAWSGDFALSTLYYAEYNNTGPGSNTTNRVTWPGYHVINATVAANFTVSNFLLGDNWLPDTGVPYTGGLV